The following are encoded together in the Pleurocapsa sp. FMAR1 genome:
- a CDS encoding sodium/proline symporter — translation MALTLISFLFFLLLFTIVGTYAATQKQDSTSDYLLAGRNVNPWAIALSALSTGQSGFLFTGQVGYAYTQGLSAIWLAIGWAIGDYLAWTFVFKQLRQVSEASDSETVPAFLAQKQPGYRWISVISALITIFFLGAYAAAQLLAGSKALNSLFGWDYAWGIIIGAIIVVVYCFSGGIRASIWTDSVQTIVMIGALLLLFTVTIFAGDGVGNIFTNLRQIDANLVALFPSDLAWGFLPFFIGWLVAGFGAVGQPHILVRAMALDSADNMNKARNIRTICGFITAFTAIFIGFAARTILPNLSDPELALLDLSQELLPGILVGVMLAGLFAAVLFLLPILKYCLVLLL, via the coding sequence ATGGCTTTGACCCTAATTTCCTTTTTATTTTTTCTGCTATTATTTACTATTGTAGGTACTTATGCAGCAACTCAGAAGCAAGACAGTACGAGTGATTACCTACTTGCAGGGAGAAATGTTAATCCTTGGGCGATCGCTTTATCTGCTTTATCTACTGGACAAAGTGGGTTTTTATTTACTGGGCAAGTAGGATATGCTTACACTCAAGGTTTATCAGCAATTTGGCTAGCGATCGGCTGGGCGATCGGCGACTATCTAGCTTGGACGTTCGTTTTTAAGCAATTACGCCAAGTTTCAGAAGCATCTGACTCTGAAACTGTGCCTGCATTTCTGGCACAAAAGCAACCCGGTTATCGCTGGATCTCTGTTATTTCAGCGTTGATTACAATTTTCTTCTTGGGTGCTTATGCAGCAGCGCAACTGCTAGCAGGAAGTAAAGCATTAAATAGTCTTTTTGGTTGGGATTATGCTTGGGGGATTATCATTGGTGCAATCATTGTAGTTGTCTACTGCTTCTCTGGAGGCATTCGCGCCTCAATTTGGACAGACTCAGTACAAACTATTGTGATGATTGGTGCGTTGCTACTGTTGTTTACCGTCACTATCTTTGCAGGTGATGGAGTTGGTAACATATTTACCAACTTAAGACAGATAGATGCAAACTTGGTAGCTTTATTTCCGAGCGATTTAGCCTGGGGATTTTTGCCATTCTTCATCGGCTGGCTAGTAGCGGGATTTGGTGCTGTTGGACAGCCTCACATACTAGTCAGGGCTATGGCACTAGATTCGGCTGATAATATGAACAAAGCACGAAATATCAGAACTATTTGCGGTTTTATTACTGCTTTTACTGCCATTTTTATTGGCTTTGCAGCCAGAACAATATTACCAAACTTAAGCGATCCAGAGTTAGCTTTGCTCGATTTATCTCAGGAATTGTTACCAGGAATATTAGTCGGAGTAATGTTAGCTGGCTTATTTGCTGCTGTACTATTTCTACTGCCGATTCTCAAATACTGTCTTGTTCTGCTGCTTTAA
- a CDS encoding PIN domain-containing protein codes for MTEISALLSKYSVKGILIDTNILLLYLIGLVNRDRIPRFKRTAQFIPEDYDLLFQLVNSFQKVITTPNILTEVNSLANQLGEPERSQCLNIFAGLIAGISEQCLDSGSVAKHELFARFGLTDCAIMYLAKDKYLVLTDDLKLSLHLKAQGIDAINFNNLRTL; via the coding sequence ATGACTGAAATTTCAGCATTATTATCTAAATATAGTGTTAAAGGAATTTTAATTGATACAAATATTTTGCTTTTATATTTGATTGGCTTAGTCAACCGTGACAGAATTCCTCGGTTTAAGAGAACTGCACAATTTATTCCTGAAGATTATGATCTTCTTTTTCAGTTAGTTAATAGTTTTCAAAAAGTAATTACAACTCCAAATATTCTTACCGAAGTTAATAGCCTAGCTAATCAGTTAGGAGAACCTGAGCGATCGCAATGTCTAAACATATTTGCTGGGCTAATTGCGGGAATTAGCGAACAATGCCTCGATAGTGGTTCTGTTGCCAAGCACGAATTGTTTGCTCGTTTTGGTTTGACCGACTGTGCAATTATGTATCTTGCTAAAGATAAATATCTTGTTTTAACTGATGATTTAAAGCTATCACTTCATTTAAAAGCACAAGGAATTGACGCTATTAATTTTAATAACTTGCGAACATTATAG
- a CDS encoding methyltransferase, which translates to MVSTRANPNTEAKKRAFDLMLTFVKSQCLYTATRLGIFNLLDDIGEQTVESLADKTNTDTERLYFILRALAHVEVLEEKAGRVFAATETSTLLVTNKEPSVGHLAMHLIEPAQWDAWKVLPEALAKGVVPFELANDKGVYQYCYDNDWSKDTFIKAMSFLTNSQVDGLLDAYDFGQYETVMDVGGGQGGLIANIVKRYGCKGILFDVPDVAETAREYIGSLGVDPDDIEIKTGDVFQEIPKGANAIVMKHFISAWSDEDAMKILANCKAALPDDGKLILLQSFVPDIDEPKTEADGIMPGIFAVQINVATPGGGWRTKKQFQELFAKSGFKLEQVIKTNNSLSGMEFSL; encoded by the coding sequence ATGGTATCTACTCGCGCAAATCCCAATACCGAAGCAAAAAAAAGAGCTTTCGATCTAATGTTGACCTTTGTAAAAAGTCAATGTCTTTATACAGCAACTCGTTTAGGAATTTTTAATTTACTTGATGATATTGGAGAACAAACTGTAGAGAGTTTGGCAGATAAAACAAATACTGATACCGAACGACTGTACTTTATTCTCCGCGCTTTAGCTCATGTTGAGGTATTAGAAGAAAAAGCAGGACGAGTATTCGCAGCTACAGAAACATCCACCTTATTAGTAACCAACAAAGAACCGTCCGTAGGGCATTTAGCAATGCACCTCATTGAACCTGCACAGTGGGATGCTTGGAAAGTTTTACCAGAGGCATTAGCCAAGGGTGTAGTTCCTTTTGAGTTGGCTAATGATAAAGGTGTTTATCAATACTGTTACGACAACGACTGGAGTAAAGATACTTTTATCAAAGCCATGAGTTTCCTAACCAACTCACAGGTAGATGGTTTGCTAGATGCCTATGATTTTGGTCAGTATGAAACGGTAATGGATGTCGGTGGTGGACAGGGCGGCTTGATAGCCAACATCGTTAAACGTTATGGCTGTAAGGGGATTTTGTTTGATGTGCCTGATGTTGCAGAAACAGCCAGGGAATATATTGGCAGTTTGGGTGTCGATCCAGATGATATTGAAATCAAAACTGGAGATGTCTTTCAAGAGATACCAAAAGGGGCAAATGCGATCGTCATGAAGCACTTTATCTCTGCCTGGAGTGACGAAGATGCGATGAAAATTTTGGCAAACTGCAAAGCAGCATTACCCGATGATGGCAAACTAATCCTTCTACAGTCTTTTGTTCCCGATATCGATGAACCTAAAACCGAAGCGGATGGAATAATGCCAGGTATTTTTGCGGTACAAATAAATGTCGCTACTCCTGGTGGTGGTTGGCGCACTAAAAAACAGTTTCAAGAATTGTTTGCCAAGAGTGGTTTTAAACTCGAACAGGTTATTAAAACCAATAATAGCCTATCAGGAATGGAATTTAGTTTATAG
- a CDS encoding ATP-grasp domain-containing protein yields the protein MAQTLFISRGLAIAKLAEGIAKNLGTLALLLLLLPFNLALVFLSMIKNIISGKGDRAIAPNTPTEKKRILITGAKMTKALQLARSFHRDGHEVYLVETHKYWLSGHRFSRAVKGFFTVPVPEKEPEAYCQALVDIAKKQDIDLFVPVSSPISSYYDSLAKKALEPYCESIHLDPEVTAILDDKHAFCSKARELGLSAPKVFRITDPQQILDFDFESDGSKYIVKSIPYDSVLRLDLTRLPFSEMEDYVRSLPISEAKPWVMQEFIRGQEYCFHATVRKGKIRLHCCSKSSPSQVNYEQVDNPTIYQWVKTFVQKMNLTGQICFDMIQTEDGTVYPIECNPRLHSAITMFHDHSGVAEAYLSDGEPQEQPITPLPDSKPTYWTYHELWRLLSIRSLAELKAWWQKITKGTDAVLSPDDPLPFLMLHNWQIPLLLLDNLRRLQGWVKIDFNIGKLVEIGGD from the coding sequence ATGGCGCAAACATTATTTATTTCCCGTGGTTTGGCGATTGCGAAGCTAGCCGAAGGCATCGCCAAAAATTTGGGTACACTGGCATTACTATTGCTGTTACTTCCTTTTAATTTGGCGTTGGTGTTTTTGTCTATGATTAAAAATATCATCTCAGGTAAGGGCGATCGCGCGATCGCGCCCAATACCCCAACGGAAAAAAAACGCATCCTGATCACAGGTGCAAAAATGACCAAGGCGTTACAGCTAGCAAGATCTTTCCACAGAGATGGACATGAAGTATATCTGGTAGAAACCCATAAATATTGGCTGTCGGGTCATCGTTTTTCCCGCGCTGTCAAAGGGTTTTTTACCGTACCTGTTCCCGAAAAAGAACCAGAGGCATACTGTCAAGCTTTAGTTGATATAGCCAAAAAGCAAGATATCGATCTTTTTGTTCCCGTATCCAGTCCCATTTCTAGCTACTATGATTCTTTAGCCAAGAAAGCTTTAGAACCTTACTGCGAATCAATTCATCTCGATCCAGAAGTTACTGCCATTCTTGACGATAAACACGCCTTTTGCTCAAAAGCTAGAGAACTAGGTTTATCTGCACCTAAAGTATTTCGTATTACCGATCCGCAACAGATCCTAGACTTCGATTTCGAGAGTGACGGTAGTAAATATATTGTTAAAAGTATTCCTTATGATTCGGTATTGCGACTAGATTTAACTAGATTGCCCTTTTCAGAAATGGAAGACTATGTTCGTAGTTTACCTATTAGCGAAGCAAAGCCCTGGGTAATGCAAGAATTTATTCGCGGACAAGAATATTGCTTTCATGCAACTGTCCGCAAGGGAAAAATTAGACTGCACTGCTGTTCTAAATCTTCTCCTTCTCAGGTTAATTACGAACAGGTAGATAATCCCACGATCTATCAATGGGTAAAAACCTTTGTGCAGAAAATGAATCTAACAGGACAAATTTGTTTTGACATGATTCAAACAGAAGACGGAACAGTTTATCCCATTGAATGTAATCCTCGTCTGCATTCTGCCATTACTATGTTTCACGATCATTCAGGAGTAGCAGAAGCTTATCTATCAGATGGTGAACCACAAGAACAGCCCATTACTCCTTTACCCGATAGCAAACCTACCTACTGGACGTATCACGAACTCTGGAGGTTATTAAGTATCCGTTCTTTAGCAGAACTTAAAGCTTGGTGGCAAAAGATAACCAAAGGAACTGACGCTGTTCTAAGCCCAGACGATCCTTTACCCTTTTTAATGCTGCATAACTGGCAAATTCCTTTGCTTTTACTCGATAATTTACGTCGTCTTCAAGGCTGGGTCAAAATCGATTTTAATATCGGCAAATTAGTCGAAATCGGCGGAGACTGA
- a CDS encoding O-methyltransferase has product MVGTAEAQKKTARPVTPLGILVQQLEHILNAAKTESISTEFKTFLDEAYHLAAGIDPYLEACTTSESEALANLTDRTQKEDWSKRFDDGETVRALEQEMLSGHIEGQLLKMLVSISKSKRVLEIGMFTGYSALAIAEALPDDGYLLACEVDEYVSQFAIDCFAASTHGKKIEVKVAPAIETVNQLIDTGESFDLVFIDADKGGYINYVNLLLESNLLTPDGFICVDNTLMQGQPYLPEEQRTENGKAIARFNRFVAEDPRVEQVMIPLRDGVTLIKRK; this is encoded by the coding sequence GTGGTGGGAACAGCAGAAGCTCAGAAGAAAACCGCAAGACCAGTTACTCCTTTAGGGATTCTTGTCCAGCAGCTAGAACACATTCTAAACGCAGCCAAAACAGAATCGATTTCAACTGAATTTAAAACATTCTTAGACGAAGCATATCATTTAGCTGCGGGAATCGACCCCTATTTAGAAGCCTGCACTACTTCTGAATCAGAGGCTCTAGCTAATTTGACAGATAGAACCCAAAAAGAAGACTGGAGTAAACGTTTTGACGATGGCGAAACGGTTCGCGCTTTAGAACAAGAAATGCTTTCTGGGCATATTGAAGGACAACTACTCAAGATGTTGGTGTCTATCAGCAAGTCCAAGCGCGTACTAGAAATTGGTATGTTCACTGGTTATTCCGCTTTAGCGATCGCCGAAGCTTTACCAGATGACGGTTACTTACTTGCTTGCGAAGTAGACGAATACGTTTCCCAGTTTGCGATCGACTGTTTTGCTGCTTCTACCCACGGTAAAAAAATTGAGGTTAAGGTTGCCCCCGCAATTGAGACTGTGAATCAGCTAATAGATACGGGGGAGTCTTTTGATTTGGTGTTTATCGATGCTGATAAAGGTGGATATATCAATTATGTCAACCTGTTATTGGAGAGTAATTTGTTAACACCTGATGGTTTTATCTGTGTAGATAATACTCTGATGCAGGGACAACCTTATTTGCCCGAAGAACAACGGACAGAAAATGGTAAGGCGATCGCCCGTTTTAACCGCTTTGTTGCCGAAGATCCTCGTGTCGAACAGGTGATGATTCCCTTGCGGGATGGCGTAACCCTCATTAAGCGTAAATAA
- a CDS encoding sedoheptulose 7-phosphate cyclase: protein MSQIEAKFVATDTAFRVEGYEKIEYDLLFVEGVFDTKNREIADSYEKFGRCLMVVDANVHRLYKDQIEAYFKHYDIDLTVFAIIISELDKSLQTLEKIVDAFADFGLVRKEPVLVVGGGLITDVAGFACASYRRSSNYIRIPTTMIGLVDASVAIKVAVNHKKLKNRLGAYHASKKVILDFSFLRTLPEAQVRNGMAELVKIAVVSHKEVFELLEKYGKELLETRFGYLNGSEEIREIGRKLTYKAIKKMLELEAPNLHELDLDRVIAYGHTWSPTFELTPEIPLYHGHAVNIDMALSATIAATRGYITPEDRDRILTTMNNIGLALDNPVLDIDLLWKAGESITQTRDGLLRAAVPKPIGTCFFINDLEKDELEETLAEHRRICADYPDSGLGTQVYMNEGKESTEEALAGSR, encoded by the coding sequence ATGAGTCAAATTGAAGCAAAATTTGTAGCTACAGACACAGCGTTTAGAGTTGAAGGCTACGAAAAAATTGAGTACGATCTTCTGTTTGTAGAAGGAGTGTTTGATACCAAAAATAGAGAAATTGCAGACAGCTATGAAAAGTTCGGACGCTGCTTAATGGTTGTAGATGCTAACGTGCATCGGCTTTACAAAGACCAAATCGAAGCATACTTCAAGCATTACGATATCGATTTAACAGTCTTCGCGATCATTATTAGTGAGTTAGATAAGAGTTTACAAACTTTAGAAAAGATAGTTGACGCTTTTGCTGATTTTGGTTTGGTACGTAAAGAGCCTGTATTAGTAGTTGGTGGTGGTTTGATTACTGACGTGGCTGGTTTTGCTTGTGCTAGTTATCGTCGCAGCAGCAACTATATTCGCATTCCTACGACTATGATTGGCTTGGTTGATGCTAGTGTAGCTATCAAGGTTGCAGTTAACCACAAGAAACTAAAGAATCGTCTTGGTGCTTATCACGCCTCGAAAAAAGTAATTCTTGACTTTTCTTTTCTACGTACTTTACCAGAAGCACAGGTGCGTAATGGAATGGCAGAATTAGTCAAAATTGCCGTAGTCTCTCATAAAGAGGTGTTTGAGCTATTAGAAAAATATGGCAAAGAACTATTAGAGACTCGCTTTGGTTATCTTAACGGTAGTGAAGAAATCCGTGAAATTGGACGTAAGCTAACTTATAAAGCAATCAAAAAAATGCTGGAGTTGGAAGCACCCAACCTCCACGAACTAGATTTAGATCGGGTAATTGCTTACGGACATACCTGGAGTCCTACCTTTGAGCTTACTCCAGAAATTCCTCTATATCATGGTCATGCGGTCAATATTGACATGGCACTGTCGGCTACAATAGCAGCAACGCGAGGCTATATTACTCCTGAAGATCGCGATCGCATTTTAACCACCATGAATAATATCGGACTGGCATTAGATAACCCAGTTTTAGATATAGACTTACTGTGGAAAGCTGGTGAATCTATTACCCAAACTAGAGATGGTTTACTTAGAGCAGCCGTACCCAAACCGATTGGAACTTGTTTCTTTATCAACGACCTAGAAAAAGACGAGTTGGAAGAAACTTTAGCCGAACACAGACGTATTTGCGCCGACTATCCTGATTCAGGTTTAGGAACGCAAGTATACATGAATGAAGGCAAAGAATCAACTGAAGAAGCGTTAGCAGGGAGTAGATAG
- a CDS encoding AAA family ATPase: MLLTITTTHQPATDLGYLLHKHPNKCQTFWVSVGKAHVFYPEATTERCTAALLLDIDPIELVRGKLSAKDSLLEQYVNYRPYVASSNVQPESRKPLINLAKQFHCFAAAIVFDLPESICHERNKQRPDRQFGSHVVKNHARSLKRSLKNLKREGFRFIYKLSSVEEIEAVEVAIQPMWTNRKHERGAFDILLSMVKLQEK; this comes from the coding sequence ATGCTGTTGACTATTACTACTACCCATCAACCCGCTACAGACTTAGGATATTTACTCCACAAACATCCAAATAAATGTCAGACATTCTGGGTTTCGGTTGGTAAAGCACACGTATTCTATCCAGAAGCAACTACAGAACGCTGCACCGCAGCCTTACTTTTAGACATCGACCCAATAGAATTAGTTCGGGGTAAACTCTCAGCAAAAGACAGCCTTTTAGAACAATATGTAAACTATCGCCCTTATGTTGCTTCTTCTAATGTACAGCCAGAAAGCCGTAAGCCTTTAATTAATTTAGCCAAACAGTTTCATTGTTTTGCAGCAGCAATTGTTTTCGATCTGCCTGAGTCGATATGTCACGAAAGAAACAAACAACGACCAGATCGACAGTTTGGCTCTCACGTGGTCAAAAACCATGCTCGTAGTTTAAAGAGATCGCTCAAGAATTTAAAACGGGAGGGTTTTAGATTTATCTATAAGCTGTCTTCTGTCGAGGAAATTGAAGCGGTAGAAGTTGCTATCCAACCAATGTGGACCAACCGCAAACACGAACGGGGTGCTTTCGATATTTTGCTCTCTATGGTGAAACTACAGGAGAAATAG
- a CDS encoding Tn3 family transposase — MKKRLKYLNLIANSIIWQNAFDISSIIRSLSAERYVIKPRTLATLSPYLTGHQSALWRLYR; from the coding sequence ATCAAGAAAAGGCTCAAGTATCTAAATTTAATTGCTAATTCTATTATTTGGCAGAATGCTTTTGATATTTCTTCGATTATTCGCTCTTTGAGTGCTGAAAGATATGTTATTAAACCTCGAACATTAGCTACTTTGAGTCCCTATCTGACTGGTCATCAAAGCGCGTTATGGAGACTATATCGTTGA
- a CDS encoding metal ABC transporter solute-binding protein, Zn/Mn family — protein sequence MLIGSHKIKIPFNVSSAFRIKFFKYSLITGLTCLSSILVNTVATAQSNSSPKIVATFLPIDLFTQAVVGDTGQVDILIAPGTEVHEYQATPDDAKTLASADVLVENGLGIEEFLAGLVTNAGNSQLQQIDSSKGITVIKEEEPGDDREEVNPHVWLDPVLAQQQVATIRDRLIAIDPTNADSYRTNAEAYIQQLKQLDGEFKQKLAPVKGCNFITFHDAFPYLARRYGLKQEAIVEIPEDSITPKDIQRVQQAANQYKVKALLTEPGIEDKRIQQISSDLNLPLEVIDPLESGETNPQYYFQVMRSNLAALERACK from the coding sequence ATGCTAATAGGTAGTCACAAGATTAAGATACCCTTCAATGTATCTTCAGCTTTTAGAATAAAATTCTTTAAATACTCTTTAATTACGGGTTTAACTTGCTTAAGTTCTATTTTGGTAAATACCGTTGCCACAGCACAAAGTAATTCCAGTCCCAAAATTGTCGCGACTTTTCTGCCAATCGATCTATTTACCCAAGCCGTGGTGGGAGATACGGGACAGGTAGATATTTTAATTGCTCCAGGTACAGAAGTTCACGAGTATCAAGCTACTCCAGACGATGCTAAGACCTTAGCATCAGCAGATGTTTTAGTAGAAAATGGATTGGGTATTGAAGAATTCTTGGCAGGTTTAGTAACTAATGCAGGTAATTCGCAGCTACAGCAAATTGATTCTAGTAAAGGAATAACAGTCATTAAAGAAGAAGAACCAGGAGACGATCGCGAAGAGGTAAATCCCCATGTTTGGTTAGATCCAGTGTTAGCGCAACAACAGGTAGCGACTATTCGCGATCGCTTGATTGCCATCGATCCGACTAACGCAGATAGCTATCGTACCAATGCCGAGGCTTATATTCAACAACTAAAACAGTTAGATGGTGAATTTAAGCAAAAATTAGCACCCGTTAAAGGCTGTAATTTTATTACTTTTCACGATGCTTTTCCTTACTTAGCCCGACGCTATGGACTCAAACAAGAAGCGATCGTCGAAATTCCCGAAGATAGTATTACGCCCAAAGATATTCAACGGGTACAACAAGCTGCTAACCAGTACAAAGTTAAAGCCTTATTAACCGAACCTGGAATTGAAGATAAACGCATTCAACAGATATCTAGTGACTTAAACCTCCCATTAGAAGTAATCGATCCTCTAGAGTCGGGAGAAACCAATCCACAATATTATTTTCAAGTCATGCGGAGTAATTTAGCAGCTTTAGAAAGAGCGTGCAAATGA
- a CDS encoding metal ABC transporter ATP-binding protein, which translates to MRQNLSVTQPIVTVKDLSVMRGEYLAVDRVSFELSPGTHTAIIGPNGAGKSTLIKTILGLIEARSGEIKLFNCSGKQLNRLKTEVGYIPQNFPFERTFPLTVSELVALGLNTKQWWYDRKRKHGIIQQALEQVHLSKQAKQKIGTLSGGELKRVLLAYCLVVPRRLLVLDEALAGVDATGEIEFATLLNNLKQEQNWTILEVSHDLDLVSKYCDSVICLNSRLLYQGSPKSTLTPENLLQIYGSLVSPTCHHHEPTRRTESI; encoded by the coding sequence ATGCGTCAAAACTTATCTGTTACCCAACCCATAGTTACGGTCAAAGATTTATCGGTGATGCGTGGGGAATACTTAGCAGTAGATCGTGTCTCTTTTGAATTATCGCCAGGTACTCATACGGCGATTATAGGTCCTAACGGTGCGGGGAAAAGTACACTAATCAAAACTATTTTAGGCTTAATTGAGGCGCGATCAGGTGAAATAAAGCTGTTTAATTGTAGTGGCAAACAGTTAAATCGCTTGAAAACTGAAGTTGGCTATATTCCGCAAAATTTTCCTTTTGAGCGCACCTTTCCTTTAACCGTATCCGAGTTAGTGGCTTTGGGATTAAATACTAAACAATGGTGGTACGACCGTAAACGCAAACATGGAATTATCCAACAGGCATTAGAACAGGTTCATCTAAGTAAGCAAGCTAAACAAAAAATCGGTACTCTTAGTGGAGGAGAATTAAAACGGGTATTACTGGCTTATTGTTTAGTTGTTCCCCGTCGTTTGTTGGTTCTTGATGAAGCTTTAGCAGGGGTAGATGCTACGGGAGAAATTGAGTTTGCTACTTTGCTTAATAACCTCAAGCAAGAACAAAACTGGACAATTTTGGAGGTTTCCCACGATTTGGATTTAGTTAGTAAATATTGCGACTCAGTTATTTGTTTAAACAGTCGCTTACTTTACCAAGGTTCACCTAAAAGCACCCTAACACCTGAAAACCTTCTGCAAATATACGGCTCTTTAGTTAGTCCTACCTGTCATCATCATGAACCTACCAGACGTACTGAGTCTATTTAG
- a CDS encoding metal ABC transporter permease, producing the protein MNLPDVLSLFSLPFMHRAILGGVLFGILGGILGSFLILRRLSLFGDTVGHSAMLGVVLAALLQLPSTWTLIGFTVAFGLGVIYLIDRTDLASDTVLCISLSGSVALGTIGFSYLKGYRGNLLSILFGDILAISNTDLILLLVLLAVTLAYLIISLPDQILLTLNSDLAIVKGVPVRRHRYFFIVLLAITIALTIRAVGILLVNGFLVIPAASARLICQQFVPFLATAAGMGAASGVMGMVISGAFDLPSGPSIVLVQLFGFLVVALCCRRG; encoded by the coding sequence ATGAACCTACCAGACGTACTGAGTCTATTTAGTTTACCTTTTATGCACCGGGCAATCCTGGGAGGCGTGCTGTTTGGTATTTTGGGGGGAATCTTAGGCAGCTTTTTAATCCTGCGTCGTCTATCTTTGTTTGGGGATACGGTGGGACATTCGGCAATGTTGGGGGTAGTTTTAGCTGCTTTATTGCAACTTCCCTCTACTTGGACGTTGATCGGTTTTACTGTCGCTTTTGGCTTGGGAGTTATTTATTTAATCGACAGAACCGATTTAGCTAGCGATACAGTTTTGTGTATTTCCCTATCGGGTTCGGTAGCTTTGGGAACGATTGGCTTTAGTTATTTAAAAGGATATCGGGGTAATTTATTGTCGATTTTATTTGGCGATATTCTTGCAATTAGTAATACTGATTTAATTTTATTATTAGTACTTTTAGCTGTAACTTTAGCTTACTTAATCATCAGTTTACCAGACCAAATCCTCTTAACCCTGAACAGCGATTTAGCTATAGTTAAAGGCGTACCAGTTCGTAGGCATCGCTATTTTTTTATCGTTCTTTTAGCAATCACTATTGCCCTAACTATTCGTGCCGTTGGTATCTTACTCGTCAATGGTTTTTTAGTTATTCCTGCTGCTAGTGCCAGATTAATTTGTCAGCAGTTTGTGCCGTTTTTGGCTACTGCTGCTGGTATGGGTGCAGCCAGTGGGGTAATGGGAATGGTGATTTCTGGGGCGTTCGATCTGCCCAGTGGTCCAAGTATTGTTTTGGTTCAGTTATTTGGGTTTTTGGTAGTGGCTTTATGCTGTCGGCGAGGTTAA